A single window of Sphingobacteriales bacterium DNA harbors:
- a CDS encoding OmpA family protein, with the protein MHKLHIYYIFLLLIIIQSCASSSKIKDGNTAYDYKQYENASTLLQKDFDKAKSNENKIDIAKKIISSYQYTQNKAKALEWSKTLYNLNPEQYASTLLQAYKDDEQYQNALDFIQEHTKNYKNTTSSYKNEIEKLGKIIAEAKQATFRTQNLTAINSQVSDYGAFLLNDELYFTSHNQSEKDNFTGDGFAQAYVATKQNDSTFNNIQKFQIENFPYHFAQIVFNKDKTEAFFTQCGSNEKATNDYCKIYTSNFFNASWTKPEKLSFINDSTDEAQPFLSPSGNELYFTANAKDGYGGSDIYISKRNTNGRFSQAYNLGSKINTSANEAFATLTSDTTIYFSSDRKNGIGALDVYQTIKSGNTFSTPVLLDYPINTGADDFYYLPTSNNAFYISSNRNESKGKDDIFFIQKTIAPEPIKPNPPVYQLHVTVVENVYEKENDPNSKIISTKAVKDANVFLPLPIGNGTQTTDANGVLDKLIFYKTKFKYKVSKENYLTSESSVNIENIDAKDGDTININQTILLQKISKNVEITLDNIYYDYNKANIRADAKANLDTLIYILNENPSIKIELASHTDCRGTATYNEQLSQKRAESVVNYLIEKGISKDRLIAKGYGENALLEKCECTKCTEEQHQKNRRTTFKITE; encoded by the coding sequence ATGCATAAATTACATATTTATTATATATTTTTATTGTTAATAATTATACAATCATGTGCTTCTTCATCAAAAATAAAAGATGGCAACACAGCATATGATTACAAACAATACGAAAATGCAAGCACCTTACTTCAAAAAGATTTTGACAAAGCAAAATCAAATGAAAACAAAATAGACATTGCTAAGAAAATCATTTCTAGCTACCAATACACACAAAACAAAGCAAAGGCATTAGAGTGGAGCAAAACACTATACAATCTAAATCCAGAGCAATATGCAAGCACATTGTTGCAAGCATACAAAGACGATGAACAATATCAAAATGCATTAGATTTTATTCAAGAACATACAAAAAACTACAAAAATACAACAAGTAGCTATAAAAATGAGATTGAAAAATTAGGAAAAATAATTGCAGAAGCTAAACAAGCAACATTCAGAACACAAAATCTTACTGCAATAAATTCTCAAGTATCAGACTATGGTGCATTTTTATTAAATGATGAACTATATTTTACTAGCCACAATCAATCAGAAAAAGACAATTTTACTGGCGATGGATTTGCACAAGCATATGTTGCAACAAAACAAAATGATAGTACATTCAACAATATTCAAAAATTTCAGATAGAAAATTTTCCTTACCATTTTGCACAAATTGTATTTAATAAAGATAAAACAGAAGCATTTTTTACTCAATGTGGCTCAAATGAAAAAGCTACAAACGATTATTGTAAAATATATACTTCAAATTTTTTCAATGCAAGTTGGACCAAGCCAGAAAAATTATCATTTATAAATGATTCTACTGATGAAGCACAACCATTTTTATCGCCAAGTGGAAATGAATTATATTTTACTGCAAATGCAAAAGATGGTTATGGTGGCAGTGATATTTACATATCAAAAAGAAATACAAATGGTAGATTTTCGCAAGCATACAATCTTGGTTCAAAAATAAATACAAGTGCCAATGAAGCATTTGCAACACTTACCTCAGATACTACAATTTATTTTTCTTCAGATAGAAAAAATGGCATTGGTGCATTAGATGTTTATCAAACAATAAAAAGTGGCAATACATTTTCGACACCAGTTTTGTTAGATTATCCAATCAACACAGGCGCTGATGACTTCTACTATTTACCAACAAGCAACAATGCATTTTATATTTCTTCCAACAGAAATGAAAGCAAAGGAAAAGACGATATATTTTTTATCCAAAAAACAATTGCGCCAGAACCAATTAAACCGAATCCACCAGTATATCAATTACATGTGACTGTTGTAGAAAATGTTTATGAAAAAGAAAACGACCCAAATTCTAAAATCATTTCAACAAAAGCAGTAAAAGATGCAAATGTATTTTTACCATTGCCAATTGGAAATGGCACACAAACTACTGATGCAAACGGTGTATTGGATAAGTTAATTTTTTACAAAACAAAATTCAAGTATAAAGTATCTAAAGAAAACTATTTAACTAGTGAATCATCTGTGAATATAGAAAACATTGATGCAAAAGATGGTGACACAATAAATATCAACCAAACAATATTATTGCAAAAAATTTCTAAAAACGTAGAAATTACTTTAGATAATATTTACTACGATTACAATAAAGCAAACATTAGAGCAGATGCAAAAGCAAATTTAGACACATTAATATATATTCTTAATGAGAATCCAAGTATAAAAATTGAATTAGCATCTCATACAGATTGTAGAGGAACAGCAACCTACAACGAACAACTATCTCAAAAAAGAGCTGAAAGTGTAGTAAATTATCTAATAGAAAAAGGCATTAGCAAAGATAGATTAATTGCAAAAGGATATGGAGAAAATGCATTATTAGAAAAATGTGAGTGTACAAAATGCACTGAAGAGCAACATCAAAAAAATAGAAGAACAACATTTAAAATAACTGAATAA
- a CDS encoding insulinase family protein, with the protein MISKELKGTNIISKIVDNKFNITTYTLGNGATVKVKNTDFKNDEILFSAYSPGGTSLYDDAQFMSADYSNAIVSESGISNFDKMTLQKMLVGKSVGLSPYIDDLDEGFQGNATPEDLETMLQLLYLHQTEPRKSVNDFNTFMQQQHAIYDNLYHNPQYYFYKKYQDVMFKNNIRKGMPTKEKLDMVNLDNAIKYYQERFNDASDFTYYFVGNTSKVDVESLIKKYIGSIPAYNKKETWKDVNVQKPIGNIVSNTEMGATPKTFVGIQIHGDIKYTEEEIIKYNIMSKVLSISLRESLREDKGGVYGVSVQNASSKYPKEKYAINIMFNADPPKTKELIDAVKEEISLLIKNGTTEEKLNKVKETLRKEHETDIKENAYWLGEMIYATKYKSSLDEINNYISNVDKVTLEDIKLAASKYLSTDNFIQVTLEPKKE; encoded by the coding sequence TTGATTAGCAAAGAATTGAAAGGCACAAATATTATTAGTAAAATTGTAGACAATAAATTCAACATTACAACATATACACTTGGAAATGGTGCTACTGTAAAAGTAAAAAACACAGATTTTAAAAATGATGAAATATTATTTTCAGCATACAGTCCAGGCGGAACATCATTATATGATGATGCACAATTTATGAGTGCAGATTACTCAAATGCAATAGTTTCAGAATCTGGTATATCAAATTTTGATAAAATGACATTGCAAAAAATGTTAGTTGGCAAATCTGTAGGCTTATCACCATATATTGATGACTTAGATGAAGGTTTCCAAGGCAATGCAACACCAGAAGATTTAGAAACTATGTTACAGTTACTGTATTTACATCAAACAGAACCAAGAAAATCAGTAAATGATTTTAATACTTTTATGCAACAACAACATGCAATCTATGATAACTTATACCATAATCCACAATACTATTTTTATAAAAAATATCAAGATGTAATGTTTAAAAATAACATTAGAAAAGGAATGCCAACTAAAGAAAAACTAGACATGGTAAACTTAGATAATGCTATAAAATACTACCAAGAAAGATTTAATGATGCTTCTGATTTTACATATTACTTTGTAGGTAATACATCAAAAGTTGATGTGGAAAGTTTGATAAAAAAATACATTGGTTCTATTCCAGCTTACAACAAAAAAGAAACGTGGAAAGATGTGAACGTTCAAAAGCCAATAGGAAATATAGTATCTAATACAGAAATGGGCGCAACTCCAAAAACATTTGTAGGCATCCAAATTCATGGCGATATCAAATACACAGAAGAAGAAATCATCAAATACAATATAATGTCTAAAGTTTTAAGTATTTCACTTAGAGAATCATTAAGAGAAGACAAAGGTGGTGTTTATGGTGTAAGTGTGCAAAATGCTAGCTCAAAATATCCAAAAGAAAAATACGCAATCAATATTATGTTTAATGCTGATCCACCAAAAACTAAAGAATTAATTGATGCTGTAAAAGAAGAAATTAGTTTATTAATAAAAAATGGTACAACAGAAGAAAAATTAAACAAAGTAAAAGAAACTTTAAGAAAAGAACACGAAACTGATATTAAAGAAAATGCATATTGGTTAGGCGAAATGATTTATGCAACAAAATACAAATCAAGTCTTGATGAAATAAATAATTATATTTCAAACGTAGATAAAGTAACACTTGAAGATATAAAACTTGCAGCATCAAAATATTTAAGCACTGATAATTTTATTCAAGTAACATTAGAACCTAAAAAAGAATAA
- a CDS encoding insulinase family protein, which produces MKQNIIILFVLIISACTPKINTQQSTTAENTLTKNEGTQIVPPPPSAPNPETTQNPNTTATNNNKDVPKLPLDKTVTYGTLPNGLKYYIKQNSKPENRVEFRLAVNAGSNQEDDNQRGLAHFLEHMAFNGSKNFKKNDLVNFLEGVGVKFGAHLNAYTSFDETVYMLQLPTDKKEVLDKGLLVLEDWASGLNFDSLEIEKERGVVVSEWRSGLGPNMRMLYKFLPTYYYQSRYAERLPIGDTTILKNCAHERLKSFYKDWYRPDLMAIMIVGDVNVEEMEAEIKSRFSDLKNPQYERPKIEYELPKHKNTLVNISTDNEATNTQAYVVYKHDKQDQSTLDGYATYIMNQLINSMMSNRLMELTQKADAPFIQAFGSYDEETRKMMRSLISFL; this is translated from the coding sequence ATGAAGCAGAATATTATTATCTTATTTGTATTGATTATCAGTGCGTGTACGCCAAAAATCAATACACAACAATCTACAACAGCAGAAAATACACTAACAAAGAATGAAGGAACTCAAATAGTGCCACCACCACCATCTGCTCCAAATCCTGAAACTACACAAAATCCAAATACAACAGCAACAAACAACAACAAGGATGTACCAAAATTACCATTGGACAAAACGGTAACATACGGTACATTACCAAACGGATTAAAATATTATATAAAACAAAATAGCAAACCAGAAAACAGAGTTGAATTTAGATTGGCTGTAAATGCTGGATCAAACCAAGAAGATGATAACCAAAGAGGTTTAGCACACTTTTTAGAGCACATGGCTTTTAACGGAAGTAAAAATTTCAAGAAAAATGATTTAGTAAATTTCTTAGAAGGCGTTGGCGTAAAATTTGGTGCACACTTAAATGCCTATACATCTTTTGATGAAACTGTGTATATGTTACAACTTCCAACAGACAAGAAAGAAGTATTAGACAAAGGTTTATTAGTTTTAGAAGATTGGGCATCTGGCTTAAACTTTGACAGCCTTGAAATAGAAAAAGAAAGAGGCGTTGTAGTATCAGAATGGCGCTCTGGACTTGGACCAAATATGCGTATGTTGTATAAATTCTTACCTACATACTATTATCAATCAAGGTATGCTGAAAGATTGCCAATTGGTGACACAACTATTCTAAAAAATTGTGCTCACGAAAGATTAAAATCATTCTACAAAGATTGGTACAGACCAGATTTGATGGCAATAATGATTGTTGGCGATGTTAATGTAGAAGAAATGGAAGCAGAGATAAAAAGTAGGTTTTCAGATCTAAAAAACCCACAATATGAAAGACCAAAAATTGAATATGAATTACCAAAACATAAAAATACATTGGTAAACATTTCTACTGATAATGAAGCAACAAACACACAAGCTTATGTTGTATACAAACACGACAAACAAGACCAATCTACACTGGATGGTTATGCTACTTACATCATGAACCAATTAATCAATAGCATGATGAGTAATAGATTGATGGAATTAACACAAAAAGCTGATGCACCATTTATCCAAGCATTTGGTAGTTATGACGAGGAAACAAGAAAAATGATGCGTTCTCTAATTTCATTTTTATGA